GGGAATCCAATCAATGCACCCCAGGTTCCGCCAACATGGATGAACCGAAAAGAACATGCTAATGTCAAAGCGAGGCTTACGATCGACTGGAACAATGTCCTATATCGTAATGTTAAACCTCAAGATCACAAGATCTTAATTAGTCCTGATGCCGTACTTTTGTTCAAGGAAATATTTCCCAATCAAATAGTAGGTGGTAAACTAAAAGGTTCGAAGAAGGTCATTATGAATAATCTGCGAAAATGTCTGAAAGAGTTTATAAATAATCACTACAAAGTTCCTTTCAAATACATTGGAAACAAAACATGCCCGAAATCATCGAACGACTTCTACACTTCCCAAAAGAACGTCATCCGCTTCTTGGTCATTTCTATTCGCAAGACCATCCCCCTCAATTTATTAGGATCCCCAAATAATTTCAGTGTTCTCTACAAGGCAGTTTCTGCTCTGGTAAGAAAAACATTACACACTAGGCTATCTATGGAAGAACTTTCACGTGGTTTGCGTATAAATGACGTAAATTGGTATAAAAAATCTGGTTCTGAGGACAAAACTGCCCCCAGATTAGAGATATATCAACATCAGATACAATCAAATCTTTTAAATCAactctttttttggctGCTATCAGTTTATGTTCCAAAACTTGTTTCGATGTTCTTTTATGTGACCGAATTATCAGGGACTATCAATGTTGTTTATATCAGGCATGACGTATGGAAATCTATGTCGCGACCATTTTTAAAATCATACTTTAAGCAGTATCTTTTGGAGAACAAAGAATGCCAGGAACATAGGTCTTTctccaattccaattttAATCACAGAAACCTCAGATTAATACCGAAGAAAAGCGGATCAGATTTCAGAGTTATTGCCGTACCATGCAAAGGAATTAATTTACAGGAGGTATCTGACTATAATGattatttcaaaaatgctGTGAAGCCTACGAAAATTATCTTGGAGCGATTACGAATAAGGAAAAGTACTAAATTTGCCAAAGCATTCTCACCTGTGGAAATACCTATGATCATATCAGAGTATAAACGCAAGTTAATCAATAAGTATGGGTTCGTTCCGAACTTACATCTACTGAAATTTGATATTCAATCTTGCTATGATTCGATACCAGTTGATAGGGTAATGAAACTGATCAAAAGGGAGATTTCGAGCAGTaaagaattctttttaAGGTCCGAAGATGTTTTATCTTTAGATTCAACACGTCTAAAAAAGCGTTTTTTTATCAATGGAGACAgtacaaaaaataaaaatgacatTGTTATAGATTCTGTTAAATCTGTTGTTCTATCTCAACTTGATATCTTATCTGTTCTTGAAATGGAGCTCTTTAAAACGAGCATTGTTTATAGAGGAAAGTGTTATTTACGAAAGGATGGACTTTTTCAGGGTACACCATTGTCTTCAGTTCTTGttgatatattatatgACAATTTATTAGAGTCTTACGAGGAGTTCAAACATGCGGATGATAACAACGCTTTGATTATTAGATTAGTTGATGATTTTCTCGTTATATCGCCTTCGAAACCTTATATCGATAAAATAAATGCTATTGCTCAACTGGGTTTCAAGTCTTTCAATGCAAAGGTTAACCCGAAAAAGGTTTTGATAACTTCGTCTGAGTTACCGGGTTCTGAGAGCGTACCTTTTTGTGCCTTACAAATCAATCTGAAAACTTTAGAGGTATGGAAGGACCATTCTTCTTACAACGTGATAAGTGGTGACTTTGCTTCTACAAAACAGATCTTTGAGAAACTGTTATGGATATTTGAAATGAGATTATCGTACAACATGTTAGATACAAATCTCAACAGTTTGAATATTGCATTGCTATATATGAGGGAAGTGAGCTTAAATCTCGTAGAATCATTCATTTCACTATTTGataagaagaaaccaaCGAAAACTGCATTTGTTCAGTTCATGCTAAatatatttgaaagaattgatcTTCACCTTGCTAGCAACAATATTACCTCTGCTGAAAAATCATCTGGTCTTAAAAGGACCATGATGTCTGTGTTTATACAACAGCTTGGGTTGAGAAGagataaattcaaagacaTTTTAGGAACTATGGATGAATTAAATGCATCGATTATTTAATAGTTCATTAATTCCCACTTTCTGTTACTATATATTTAGAGCATTCCAAAGTTCATACGTaaattttcttcatctttctGCTTTCTTAGTTTTTCAATCTCCTCTATTCCACCTGCCTTCTTGAAATTTCCCTTTTCAACAAAGTTTCCTAACTCATCTTCGAAAGCCTCATTCTCCCTGtattctctctctctctctctgaGTTTTTCAGCTTTCTTGATAGCTTCTACCCTGCTATCGTGATCAGGGTTTAAACTCTGGACTTCATATAATACTTGGTCTCTGATCATGTTAAATGTTCCTGGCTTTGCGATGGGAAGTATCGGATTccctttattctttttagGTGCCTTTTCTTGCTGTTCGCAGCACATTTTTACGAGCTCGAAGGTTTCCAATACTTTTTTCAAGTCTTCTTGTAAATCGAAAACTAAGTCTTCTTGTAAAGTCATGAATTGTTGTTCTTCACAAACTCTATCAAGCTCAGCTTCCCAGAttgttttccaatttgGCTTTTCAACTTCGATGTACTTTGACATGCGTTCCAAATCATTCTTAGCCGATTCTAGATCCAAAGAGAcattttcaatctttttctttggtggTCTAGCACCTCTGATTGCCACATCCTTTCTTAAGGCTTCTATAACGTCCTGCAGGTCGTCCACTTTGCTTAAGAGATTATCAGAAACTTCAGAAAGTTTTGATTGCGATTTTTCCATATAATCCCTATTAGCGGATTTACCAGTGGTGACAGACaaactttgaaacttttgCAACTTCTCTGAAATGTCAGTAATTGTGTTCTCCAAAGTTTTTTTCTGACTGGAATGAATTTGCTTTAAAATAGTCATTTCGTGTTTGATCTGGGCAAtttcttgatgatgatcCACATCAACAACGGTAGAAGAATCCGAAGACTTCGTTTGATTAATAATACCAGATGTGTGATTGGATGGTGTAGTAGGATGCGTAGATATTTCTTGTATCAGTGTCTTGATGTTTTCGAAGAATGTTGCTTgcttttcaacaacaacttcgTTCAAtttttgtagttgttgttCCAAAGATGGAGCTGGAATCTGGAGTTGGAAAATACTACCATCTTTAATATTGTGCAATTGGCTTTCTTCTAATTCGTAAAAAGCTTCGTACTTTGGTTCCTTGATGTATATCTCCGGAAATATATCACCACCAGGAGAGTAGGCAAACTTTTCGACAAATAAGAGCCGCAActtattgaaagaaaggttAGGACTAGTGAAACAACGTTTCACCTTATTACCaactttcaaaaatataacaATGTTATCATGGCTGCCATTTGGGTTAGAATTATCATCGAAAGAGCCTGATGCTTCCTGCTCTCCACTGTATGGATGTAGCTCAACTGATGCGGAAGACGAAACACGCGAACGAACGTGATCGTCAGTTCTGGTATTGTTACTTTCATTTTCAGTTAGGTTTATGCTAGTCGACTTTGCGAGACTCTTACTCGAAGGGGAGTTAGCTGGATCAGCAGCTGTTTGATTCGCCAGTTTTGCCATGTGATAAGCAGAGAATCTTTTGGAGGCTCTACGTTGTAGATTGTTGCCCTTCTTTAACTGAGTAAGCGCATCGCTTTCAGAACTTGAAGTCGGAACTTCTAGTGTATCATAATGTTTTTGTTCACCGACTGGTTTAGCGGTTGAAGATTGTATGGAATTTTGATCCTTATCTGTTGTCGATGCCTCAGATAAACTTAAAACAGGAGCAGATTTCTGTTCATTCAAAGACTTTGACGTAGGCTTTGCTAGTGAAGTTGAACGTACAGTTGGACTGGTATCAGCCAATGATG
This genomic interval from Kluyveromyces marxianus DMKU3-1042 DNA, complete genome, chromosome 4 contains the following:
- the BUD6 gene encoding formin-mediated actin nucleation enhancer gives rise to the protein MDTPPVLKSASSVETSVTKLLISTKQLLQVLTQWSKGKSSERNVSDVYVQLGNDFKLVSRHFTHAGVDISDLGDVPKDLRRILEVALRETASEDTLNKYLPQIREIIVRLLEKLKVKQALIKLNRNEDSTKFRYHQKQRSSVSSVVSNTTSLADTSPTVRSTSLAKPTSKSLNEQKSAPVLSLSEASTTDKDQNSIQSSTAKPVGEQKHYDTLEVPTSSSESDALTQLKKGNNLQRRASKRFSAYHMAKLANQTAADPANSPSSKSLAKSTSINLTENESNNTRTDDHVRSRVSSSASVELHPYSGEQEASGSFDDNSNPNGSHDNIVIFLKVGNKVKRCFTSPNLSFNKLRLLFVEKFAYSPGGDIFPEIYIKEPKYEAFYELEESQLHNIKDGSIFQLQIPAPSLEQQLQKLNEVVVEKQATFFENIKTLIQEISTHPTTPSNHTSGIINQTKSSDSSTVVDVDHHQEIAQIKHEMTILKQIHSSQKKTLENTITDISEKLQKFQSLSVTTGKSANRDYMEKSQSKLSEVSDNLLSKVDDLQDVIEALRKDVAIRGARPPKKKIENVSLDLESAKNDLERMSKYIEVEKPNWKTIWEAELDRVCEEQQFMTLQEDLVFDLQEDLKKVLETFELVKMCCEQQEKAPKKNKGNPILPIAKPGTFNMIRDQVLYEVQSLNPDHDSRVEAIKKAEKLREREREYRENEAFEDELGNFVEKGNFKKAGGIEEIEKLRKQKDEENLRMNFGML
- the EST2 gene encoding telomerase reverse transcriptase, which gives rise to MQIFGEYIHSLPCTKGIKQSSLFINQEQNGLSDLFTDYFIQSNSKKCDIPEFTVSAITQSFHCDVIDTCILHLLHKSFTNNILTYGYQLAKNSDVVTKLFCHSSNTNVTLLKSNVWKLLHELIGTENFMNILLNHSVYLNTGYYFRQIIGNPINAPQVPPTWMNRKEHANVKARLTIDWNNVLYRNVKPQDHKILISPDAVLLFKEIFPNQIVGGKLKGSKKVIMNNLRKCLKEFINNHYKVPFKYIGNKTCPKSSNDFYTSQKNVIRFLVISIRKTIPLNLLGSPNNFSVLYKAVSALVRKTLHTRLSMEELSRGLRINDVNWYKKSGSEDKTAPRLEIYQHQIQSNLLNQLFFWLLSVYVPKLVSMFFYVTELSGTINVVYIRHDVWKSMSRPFLKSYFKQYLLENKECQEHRSFSNSNFNHRNLRLIPKKSGSDFRVIAVPCKGINLQEVSDYNDYFKNAVKPTKIILERLRIRKSTKFAKAFSPVEIPMIISEYKRKLINKYGFVPNLHLLKFDIQSCYDSIPVDRVMKLIKREISSSKEFFLRSEDVLSLDSTRLKKRFFINGDSTKNKNDIVIDSVKSVVLSQLDILSVLEMELFKTSIVYRGKCYLRKDGLFQGTPLSSVLVDILYDNLLESYEEFKHADDNNALIIRLVDDFLVISPSKPYIDKINAIAQLGFKSFNAKVNPKKVLITSSELPGSESVPFCALQINLKTLEVWKDHSSYNVISGDFASTKQIFEKLLWIFEMRLSYNMLDTNLNSLNIALLYMREVSLNLVESFISLFDKKKPTKTAFVQFMLNIFERIDLHLASNNITSAEKSSGLKRTMMSVFIQQLGLRRDKFKDILGTMDELNASII